A single region of the Prevotella sp. HUN102 genome encodes:
- the ruvB gene encoding Holliday junction branch migration DNA helicase RuvB, which yields MDEDFDIREERLTSTEKDFENALRPPSFDDFSGQGKVVENLRVFVEAAKYRGEPLDHTLLHGPPGLGKTTLSNIIANELGVGFKITSGPVLDKPGDLAGILTSLEPNDVLFIDEIHRLSPVVEEYLYSAMEDYRIDIMIDKGPSARSIQIDLNPFTLVGATTRSGLLTAPLRARFGINLHLEYYDPETLKRIIKRSARLLKVPIEDDAAIEIARRSRGTPRICNSLLRRVRDFAQVKGNGTIDPQIAQSSLQSLNIDQYGLDEIDNKILLTIIDKFRGGPVGVSTIATAIGEDSGTVEEVYEPYLIMEGFIKRTPRGRMATPLAYEHLGRNILGSSAAEPDLFSL from the coding sequence ATGGATGAAGATTTCGACATAAGAGAAGAAAGGCTGACTTCGACCGAAAAGGACTTTGAGAATGCGCTACGGCCTCCCTCGTTCGATGATTTCAGCGGACAGGGAAAGGTGGTGGAGAATCTGAGAGTCTTTGTTGAGGCTGCCAAATACCGTGGCGAACCACTCGACCACACGCTCCTTCACGGTCCACCGGGCCTGGGAAAGACCACGCTGAGCAACATCATTGCCAACGAACTGGGCGTGGGCTTCAAGATAACCTCGGGACCGGTGCTCGACAAGCCGGGCGATCTGGCAGGCATTCTCACTTCGCTCGAGCCGAACGATGTGCTCTTTATCGACGAAATCCATCGGCTTTCGCCCGTGGTTGAGGAATATCTGTACTCGGCAATGGAGGATTATCGCATCGATATTATGATAGACAAAGGGCCTTCGGCACGTTCCATACAGATAGACCTGAATCCGTTTACGCTCGTCGGCGCAACAACGCGCAGCGGACTGCTCACGGCTCCGCTCCGTGCCCGCTTCGGTATCAATCTTCACTTGGAGTATTACGACCCCGAGACGCTCAAACGGATTATCAAACGTTCGGCAAGACTGCTGAAAGTGCCCATTGAAGACGATGCAGCCATAGAGATAGCACGCCGTTCACGTGGCACGCCCCGTATCTGCAACTCGCTGCTTCGCCGTGTGCGCGACTTTGCACAGGTAAAGGGCAACGGAACGATTGACCCTCAGATAGCACAGTCGTCTCTCCAGTCGCTGAACATCGACCAGTACGGACTGGACGAAATAGACAACAAGATACTATTGACGATTATCGATAAGTTCCGTGGCGGACCTGTCGGCGTGTCTACTATCGCCACGGCTATCGGCGAAGATTCGGGAACGGTGGAGGAAGTCTATGAGCCTTATCTTATAATGGAGGGCTTCATCAAGCGAACGCCGCGCGGACGTATGGCAACTCCGCTCGCATACGAGCATCTGGGACGGAACATCTTAGGGTCATCGGCAGCCGAACCCGATTTGTTCAGTCTGTAA
- a CDS encoding DUF4252 domain-containing protein: MKTLFLTLVLCAASLSSWAQNIDDVFNQFKNRENATLVNLPKSLISMGLKSSNDEDAKKWADKIESMQILALEDASDALKKELNAAVKKANLGDYEDMIRANSDGEKVRIMTKSDGKEITSLIIFAIDEEDCAIVKIDGHINPKDVDAIVDSQTGK; the protein is encoded by the coding sequence ATGAAAACATTATTTCTTACATTGGTTCTTTGTGCGGCAAGTCTCAGCAGTTGGGCACAGAATATTGACGACGTATTCAATCAGTTCAAGAACAGAGAGAACGCAACCTTGGTAAACCTTCCCAAAAGTCTTATCAGTATGGGACTGAAATCTTCCAATGACGAGGATGCCAAAAAGTGGGCAGACAAGATAGAATCAATGCAGATTCTTGCATTGGAGGATGCAAGCGACGCGCTGAAGAAGGAACTCAACGCTGCCGTAAAGAAAGCCAATCTGGGCGATTATGAGGATATGATAAGAGCAAATTCCGACGGGGAGAAAGTGCGCATAATGACGAAATCGGATGGAAAGGAAATAACGAGCCTCATCATCTTTGCCATCGACGAGGAAGACTGCGCTATTGTGAAGATAGACGGACACATTAATCCGAAAGATGTGGATGCTATTGTAGACAGTCAGACCGGTAAATAA
- a CDS encoding S26 family signal peptidase — translation MIDKEKAKLNPKKQWAKFIIVTLLYLLFLYWVKSWLGLFALPFIFDVYITKKIKWQWWKNFEGPARFVMSWVDAIVFALVAVYFVNQFFFQNYVIPSSSLEKSLLTGDYLFVSKVSYGPRIPQTPLAMPLTQHTLPFFNIKSYIEKPHWEYRRVKGLGKVKVNDIVVFNYPAGDTIMSDLNYQAQDFYQTVYTLGLNMMMQENPTLNVRNMNPMEQRDFYAKAYAKGRGYIAANAQTYGVIDSRPADRRENYVKRCVGLPGQTLQIKNKVVYLDGKANKEPDNVQYTYFVKLNNITAADFLGEEYDDMRKELGISVEDVQSISRLHGCDVSNGLILNNAALQYDGYLPLTRNAASALKSRGVVKEMRLVTDKDVYSGPVYPLNQYHNWTRDNYGPVWIPAKGKSIELTMNNLPVYERCIKVYEGNDLEVRNGRIFINGKQTSKYTFKLDYYWMQGDNRHNSADSRYWGFVPEDHIVGKPLFVWWSSDPDRKGLSGIRWSRLFTWVDNIK, via the coding sequence ATGATTGATAAAGAAAAAGCTAAACTGAACCCAAAGAAACAATGGGCTAAGTTCATTATCGTAACACTACTCTATCTCCTTTTCCTGTATTGGGTGAAGAGCTGGTTGGGACTTTTCGCGCTTCCGTTCATCTTCGATGTCTACATCACGAAGAAAATAAAGTGGCAGTGGTGGAAGAATTTTGAAGGACCGGCGAGATTCGTAATGAGCTGGGTGGACGCTATCGTCTTCGCGCTCGTGGCAGTATATTTCGTCAATCAGTTCTTCTTCCAGAACTATGTGATTCCTTCCTCGTCATTGGAGAAATCGTTGCTTACCGGCGACTATCTTTTCGTCTCCAAAGTGAGCTATGGCCCGCGCATTCCGCAGACTCCGTTGGCGATGCCGCTCACGCAGCACACGCTGCCTTTCTTCAATATCAAGAGCTATATTGAGAAACCACACTGGGAATATCGTCGCGTGAAGGGACTCGGAAAAGTGAAGGTAAACGACATCGTGGTGTTCAACTATCCTGCCGGCGACACCATTATGAGCGATCTTAACTATCAGGCACAGGATTTTTATCAGACGGTTTACACCCTCGGACTCAATATGATGATGCAGGAGAATCCTACGCTGAACGTCCGTAATATGAATCCTATGGAGCAGAGAGACTTCTACGCCAAGGCATACGCAAAGGGACGGGGCTACATTGCCGCAAATGCGCAGACGTATGGAGTGATAGATTCGCGTCCGGCAGACCGTCGTGAGAACTACGTGAAGCGTTGCGTGGGTCTTCCGGGACAGACGTTGCAGATCAAGAACAAGGTGGTTTATCTCGACGGAAAGGCAAACAAGGAGCCGGACAACGTGCAGTACACCTATTTCGTGAAGCTGAACAACATCACGGCTGCCGATTTCCTCGGCGAAGAATACGACGATATGCGCAAGGAACTGGGCATCAGCGTGGAAGATGTGCAGAGCATATCCCGTCTGCACGGCTGCGACGTGAGCAACGGACTGATTCTGAACAATGCTGCCTTGCAATACGACGGCTATTTGCCGCTGACAAGGAATGCGGCTTCGGCACTGAAGAGCAGGGGAGTCGTGAAGGAAATGCGCCTTGTTACGGACAAGGATGTTTATTCCGGACCGGTATATCCGCTCAATCAATATCATAACTGGACGCGCGACAACTACGGTCCGGTATGGATTCCGGCAAAGGGAAAGAGCATTGAACTGACGATGAACAACCTTCCGGTCTATGAACGCTGCATCAAGGTATATGAAGGCAACGACCTCGAAGTGAGGAACGGCAGGATTTTCATCAACGGCAAGCAGACCAGCAAGTACACCTTCAAACTCGATTACTACTGGATGCAGGGCGACAATCGTCATAACTCTGCCGACAGCCGTTATTGGGGCTTCGTGCCTGAAGACCATATAGTGGGCAAACCACTGTTCGTATGGTGGTCGAGCGACCCTGACAGAAAGGGATTGAGTGGTATTCGGTGGAGCCGATTGTTCACGTGGGTGGATAATATAAAGTAA
- a CDS encoding DUF4252 domain-containing protein — protein sequence MKKILFIFLLSLICGQTFAQKAIFDKYEDVKGVSTVYISKNMFQMMGGKVGDKDLSKIAKKLEHMQILECERPSMIQGIKNFATTVLNQQRYEVAMKVNDGDERVTIYQKNRGNGKNEFVLLAVEKDEISIINILGNVSLQDIKGFAGD from the coding sequence ATGAAAAAGATACTTTTTATATTTCTGCTGTCGCTGATTTGCGGTCAGACATTTGCCCAAAAGGCAATTTTCGATAAATACGAGGATGTGAAAGGAGTGAGCACCGTCTACATATCGAAGAATATGTTTCAGATGATGGGAGGCAAGGTAGGCGACAAGGATTTATCAAAGATAGCCAAGAAACTGGAGCATATGCAGATACTGGAGTGCGAGCGTCCGTCGATGATTCAGGGAATCAAGAACTTTGCCACCACCGTTCTCAACCAGCAGCGGTATGAAGTGGCAATGAAGGTAAACGACGGCGACGAGCGCGTAACCATTTATCAGAAGAACCGCGGCAACGGAAAGAACGAATTTGTGCTGTTGGCGGTGGAAAAGGATGAAATCAGCATTATCAATATTCTCGGAAACGTTTCCTTACAGGATATCAAGGGCTTTGCCGGAGATTGA
- a CDS encoding anti-sigma factor, which produces MMKTEDIKDLLERFYEGNTTEEEERALKEYFSANDIAEELKPEQVFFRALNTDDATVPDRLEERLERQINQWNRVEKTVRRSATRISLRWIVGVAASLLILFSIGIFVSRQGKEDNLSSIEQADTYDNPEDASAEAARALTKFSKSLNKGLGTLEKITN; this is translated from the coding sequence ATGATGAAGACAGAGGATATAAAGGATTTGCTCGAACGCTTTTACGAGGGTAATACCACCGAGGAGGAAGAGCGGGCGTTGAAGGAATATTTCTCTGCAAACGACATTGCAGAGGAATTGAAGCCCGAACAGGTATTCTTCCGGGCATTGAATACGGATGACGCAACCGTTCCCGACCGGTTGGAAGAGCGTCTGGAAAGACAAATCAACCAGTGGAACAGGGTTGAAAAGACTGTCCGAAGAAGTGCCACACGCATAAGTCTGCGCTGGATTGTCGGCGTGGCTGCCAGTCTGCTGATACTCTTCAGCATAGGCATCTTCGTGAGCAGGCAGGGCAAGGAGGATAATCTCAGCAGCATCGAACAGGCCGATACATACGACAATCCCGAAGATGCGTCGGCAGAAGCAGCCCGTGCGCTGACCAAATTCTCGAAGAGTCTGAACAAGGGACTCGGTACATTGGAAAAAATAACGAATTAA
- a CDS encoding TIGR00730 family Rossman fold protein — MNIAVYCSANDNIDSDFFKETEKLGRWMGENGHTVVYGGCNIGLMECIGRSVHDAGGRVIGVIPQIIEQGGKKSDCIDIEFPCDNLSDRKEIMMSQSEVFIALPGGLGTLDEIFTVAASSTIGYHHKKTILYNIKGFWNPLIAVLDDLQSKGFIRGDYRNYIQVADSLEELIGLL; from the coding sequence ATGAACATAGCAGTATATTGCTCGGCGAACGACAATATCGATTCCGACTTCTTCAAGGAGACCGAAAAGCTGGGAAGATGGATGGGTGAGAACGGGCACACGGTGGTTTATGGTGGGTGCAACATCGGGCTGATGGAGTGCATCGGCAGGTCGGTACACGATGCAGGCGGACGCGTCATCGGCGTTATCCCGCAGATTATTGAGCAGGGAGGAAAGAAAAGCGACTGTATCGACATTGAATTTCCGTGCGACAACCTTTCCGACCGTAAGGAGATAATGATGAGTCAGAGCGAGGTTTTCATTGCCTTGCCCGGTGGACTGGGTACGCTTGACGAGATTTTTACCGTTGCCGCATCATCCACCATCGGCTACCACCACAAGAAGACCATTCTCTATAATATAAAAGGGTTCTGGAATCCTCTGATTGCCGTTCTGGACGACCTTCAGTCGAAAGGATTCATCCGTGGCGATTATCGCAATTATATTCAGGTTGCAGACAGTTTGGAGGAATTAATCGGGCTTTTATAG
- a CDS encoding DEAD/DEAH box helicase, with product MKTFEELGVSEEIRKAISELGFEQPMPVQEEVIPYLLGNRNDVIALAQTGTGKTAAFGIPLLQRIDTKSKDTQAIVLSPTRELCLQIADDLKDFGKYIPHLHIAAVYGGASIDTQIKQLRHGVQIIVATPGRLIDLMNRGKAKLENVHNVVFDEADEMLNMGFQESITEILTNVPEDRNTLLFSATMNREVERVAKGYLHDYKEIVVGSRNEGAENVNHIYYMVHAKDKYLALKRLVDFYPKIYGIVFCRTKIETQEIADKLIKDGYNAEALHGDLSQQQRDLTMQKFRSHLTQILVATDVAARGLDVNDLTHVINYGLPDDVENYTHRSGRTGRAGKKGTSISIIHIKEKYRVRNIEKIIGKEFEDGTLPSAEEICKKQLFKTMDNILKTDIDEEQIAPYVADINRQFEFIDKEIIIQKIVTATFGRFLDYYKNAPEIEKPVAGRGGRDKGRGERGEGRTRERSRGPRKAEAGFKRLFINLGKTDGFYPGEIMQFINKNVQGRQEVGHIDLLMKQAYIEVPEQDAQKVMAALNGLTYKGREVRCNDADEGGHGSRGGRGEGRGRRDESRGGYGERRERSSRNAGRGRRDESRGSKKRNNDGNDFATQRKFRKDDWKELMKGNDSVKFKGDEPDFTEEGWARRKPKKK from the coding sequence TTGAAAACATTTGAAGAATTAGGCGTTAGCGAAGAGATTCGCAAGGCCATTAGTGAGTTAGGTTTTGAACAGCCTATGCCTGTTCAGGAAGAAGTAATTCCTTATTTGCTCGGTAACAGAAACGACGTAATCGCACTCGCACAGACGGGTACGGGCAAGACTGCCGCATTCGGCATTCCCCTTTTGCAGCGCATCGACACCAAGAGCAAGGACACACAGGCCATCGTGCTCAGTCCGACGCGCGAGCTTTGTCTGCAGATTGCAGACGACCTCAAGGATTTCGGCAAGTATATTCCCCACCTGCACATCGCAGCCGTATATGGAGGTGCGTCCATCGACACACAGATCAAGCAGCTCCGTCACGGCGTCCAGATTATCGTTGCCACACCGGGCCGTCTCATCGACCTGATGAACCGTGGCAAGGCAAAGCTGGAAAACGTTCACAACGTGGTGTTCGACGAGGCAGATGAAATGCTCAATATGGGCTTTCAGGAGAGTATTACGGAGATTCTCACCAACGTTCCCGAAGACCGCAACACACTGCTGTTCTCCGCTACAATGAACCGTGAGGTGGAACGCGTGGCAAAAGGCTATCTACACGACTACAAGGAAATCGTGGTTGGCTCAAGAAACGAAGGTGCCGAAAACGTGAACCACATCTACTATATGGTTCACGCTAAGGACAAGTACCTTGCACTGAAACGTCTCGTAGACTTCTATCCGAAGATTTACGGCATCGTTTTCTGCCGCACAAAGATTGAAACGCAGGAGATTGCCGACAAACTGATCAAGGACGGCTACAATGCCGAAGCTCTGCACGGCGACCTTTCGCAGCAGCAGCGCGACCTCACGATGCAGAAGTTCCGTTCGCATCTCACGCAAATTCTCGTTGCAACCGACGTTGCAGCACGTGGTCTGGACGTGAACGACCTTACACACGTAATCAACTACGGCCTGCCCGACGACGTGGAAAACTATACCCACCGGTCAGGACGCACGGGACGTGCCGGCAAGAAGGGTACTTCCATCTCCATCATCCACATCAAGGAGAAGTACAGAGTACGTAACATAGAAAAAATCATCGGCAAGGAGTTCGAGGACGGAACGCTCCCTTCGGCTGAAGAAATATGCAAGAAGCAGCTCTTCAAGACGATGGACAACATCCTCAAGACGGATATCGACGAGGAACAGATTGCTCCTTACGTTGCAGACATCAATCGCCAGTTCGAGTTCATCGACAAGGAAATCATCATTCAGAAGATTGTTACAGCCACTTTCGGCCGTTTCCTCGATTATTACAAGAATGCACCCGAGATAGAAAAGCCGGTGGCAGGCCGCGGTGGGCGCGACAAGGGGCGCGGCGAACGTGGCGAAGGACGCACACGCGAGCGTTCCCGTGGTCCGCGCAAGGCTGAAGCAGGTTTCAAGCGTCTCTTCATCAACCTCGGAAAGACCGACGGTTTCTATCCGGGCGAAATAATGCAGTTCATTAACAAGAACGTGCAGGGGCGTCAGGAAGTGGGCCATATCGACCTTCTGATGAAGCAGGCCTACATAGAAGTGCCCGAACAGGACGCACAGAAAGTGATGGCAGCTCTCAACGGACTTACATACAAGGGGCGCGAAGTGCGCTGCAACGATGCCGATGAGGGTGGACACGGGTCTCGTGGTGGTCGTGGTGAAGGCCGTGGTCGCAGAGACGAAAGCCGAGGAGGCTATGGCGAACGCCGAGAACGCAGCAGCCGCAATGCTGGTCGTGGTCGTCGCGATGAAAGTCGTGGCAGCAAAAAGCGCAACAATGACGGCAACGACTTTGCCACACAGCGCAAATTCAGGAAAGACGACTGGAAAGAGCTGATGAAAGGAAACGACAGCGTAAAGTTCAAAGGCGATGAACCTGACTTCACGGAAGAAGGATGGGCACGCCGTAAACCAAAGAAGAAATAG
- a CDS encoding DUF4252 domain-containing protein gives MKRILLIAAVLLSTLTGFASRQSGSDGVSNLFWDFMYCKNAEYVHVPKLLLKLAAVAMDDEDKEDMKFLKRISSVRVLDLEECSEKIKRDFTERTKNFKAKGYEELVRQKSKDENTLVLIKMKKEYIRELVVITCDGEDCTLVQIKGKIHLDEVEDVIEHQGRNAKNKHT, from the coding sequence ATGAAACGGATACTATTGATTGCAGCCGTCCTGTTGAGCACGCTCACAGGTTTTGCAAGCCGGCAAAGTGGCTCTGACGGCGTTTCCAACCTTTTCTGGGACTTTATGTACTGCAAGAATGCGGAATATGTTCACGTACCGAAGTTGCTTTTGAAGCTCGCTGCCGTCGCTATGGACGATGAGGACAAAGAAGATATGAAGTTCCTGAAACGCATTTCATCGGTGCGTGTGCTCGATCTGGAGGAGTGCAGCGAGAAAATCAAGCGCGATTTCACGGAAAGAACAAAGAATTTCAAGGCCAAAGGCTACGAAGAACTGGTGCGGCAGAAGTCGAAAGACGAGAATACGCTCGTATTGATAAAGATGAAAAAGGAGTATATCCGTGAGCTTGTAGTCATTACCTGCGACGGAGAAGACTGTACATTGGTTCAGATAAAGGGAAAAATACATCTCGACGAAGTGGAAGACGTCATCGAACATCAGGGCAGAAACGCCAAGAACAAGCATACATAA
- the coaD gene encoding pantetheine-phosphate adenylyltransferase, translated as MKTGLFVGSFDPFTIGHDSIVRRALPLFDRIVIGVGINERKQYMEPTEVRTERIRAVYAGEPKIEVKAYDDLTVDFAKREGTTFFIKGVRSVKDFEYEREQADINRQLGGMETLLLYAEPQYESISSTLVRELTHFGRDVSAFLPKGY; from the coding sequence ATGAAGACAGGTTTGTTTGTTGGCAGTTTCGACCCATTTACTATCGGACACGACTCCATCGTGCGCCGTGCTTTGCCGTTGTTCGACAGAATAGTCATAGGTGTAGGCATAAACGAACGCAAGCAGTATATGGAACCGACCGAAGTGCGCACAGAGCGTATTCGGGCAGTATATGCCGGCGAACCGAAAATAGAAGTGAAGGCATACGACGACCTTACGGTTGATTTCGCCAAACGCGAAGGCACAACATTCTTCATAAAGGGCGTGCGCAGCGTGAAAGACTTTGAATACGAGCGCGAACAGGCCGACATCAACCGTCAGTTGGGAGGAATGGAAACACTACTGCTCTATGCAGAACCACAATACGAGAGCATAAGTTCCACCCTCGTGCGCGAACTCACCCACTTCGGGAGAGACGTGAGCGCATTTCTTCCGAAAGGCTACTGA
- a CDS encoding RNA polymerase sigma factor, which produces MEASQFKSLFLPCHSKLYAVAWRLTGNSQSAEDLVQETFLRLWTKRDQLDGVENAEAYSITILRRLFYDVQRSGHIVESDAEIGKMTLKSSQDLNREIESADEMERIRKLILQLPDPQGKVMLMRDIEDRPYEEISKATGLTEVNVRSVLSRARKRIREQIKEMKR; this is translated from the coding sequence ATGGAAGCCTCGCAATTTAAATCTCTCTTTTTGCCGTGCCACAGTAAACTTTATGCTGTGGCGTGGCGACTGACGGGCAATAGTCAGTCGGCAGAAGATTTGGTACAGGAGACTTTCCTTCGCTTATGGACAAAGCGCGATCAGCTCGATGGCGTGGAGAATGCCGAAGCATACAGCATAACGATACTCCGACGGCTCTTCTACGACGTACAGCGCAGCGGGCACATCGTGGAATCAGATGCTGAAATCGGCAAGATGACGCTGAAGTCTTCGCAAGACCTGAACCGGGAAATCGAATCTGCCGACGAAATGGAACGGATACGGAAACTGATTCTTCAGCTTCCCGACCCACAAGGAAAGGTTATGCTGATGCGGGATATAGAAGACAGACCCTACGAAGAAATCAGCAAGGCAACGGGACTGACCGAAGTAAACGTGCGCTCGGTGCTGAGCAGGGCGCGAAAACGAATACGAGAACAGATAAAGGAGATGAAACGATGA
- the ybeY gene encoding rRNA maturation RNase YbeY, whose amino-acid sequence MITYNAEDVKLPKIKKRDTTNWIKAVAATHDRKVGEIGYMFVSDERILEVNNEYLGHDYYTDVITFDYCEGDVLNGDIVISLDTVRTNAEKFGKAYEDELHRVIIHGILHLCGINDKGPGEREIMEDNENKALALLKK is encoded by the coding sequence ATGATAACATACAACGCAGAGGACGTAAAACTTCCAAAAATAAAGAAGCGCGATACCACGAATTGGATCAAGGCCGTAGCTGCAACGCACGACAGAAAGGTGGGCGAAATCGGCTATATGTTCGTCAGCGACGAGAGGATTCTCGAAGTAAACAATGAATATCTTGGGCACGACTACTACACGGATGTCATCACTTTCGACTATTGCGAGGGCGACGTGCTCAATGGCGACATCGTGATTTCGCTGGATACGGTGCGCACCAATGCCGAGAAGTTCGGAAAAGCCTACGAGGATGAGCTTCACCGCGTGATTATCCACGGCATACTCCACCTTTGCGGAATCAACGACAAGGGTCCGGGCGAGCGTGAGATAATGGAAGATAACGAGAACAAGGCACTTGCCTTGCTGAAGAAATAA
- a CDS encoding NAD(P)/FAD-dependent oxidoreductase: MKANIAHSEKKRIVIAGGGLGGLELAFRLLDSEYQVVLVDRNNYHQFPPLIYQVASAGLEPSSISFPFRRLFQGKKDFFFRMANVERVIPEENALKTSVGTIHYDYLVFAAGATTNFFGNENIEKNTLPMKTVAEGMRLRNTILEHLELAETEEDEAKRQALLNIVIVGGGASGVEIAGAMAEMKKKVIPRDYPDLDSSKMNIYLVNADDRLLKAMDLKSSTRAEEDLTAMGVNIIGNKFAVDFQDDELILKDGTRIPSKTVIWVSGIRANMFEGFADESIGRAGRLITDRYSKVRGYENIFCIGDQAIVEGDAEYPMGHPQLAQVAMQQAKTLAGNLKNHFREKELMAFKYRNLGTMATIGRKCAVAEIGGQKFGGLSAWILWLVVHLRSILGVKNKAVILLNWMWNYFNYRQSLRLILRASVRKE, from the coding sequence ATGAAAGCGAATATTGCGCATAGTGAGAAGAAACGCATCGTTATTGCAGGTGGTGGACTGGGCGGTTTGGAATTGGCATTCCGCCTGCTCGATTCGGAGTATCAGGTAGTACTTGTAGACAGGAATAATTATCATCAGTTCCCGCCATTGATCTATCAGGTGGCTTCGGCGGGCTTGGAACCGAGTAGTATCTCGTTTCCGTTCCGGAGATTGTTTCAGGGAAAGAAAGATTTCTTCTTCAGAATGGCAAATGTGGAAAGGGTGATTCCCGAAGAAAATGCACTCAAGACTTCGGTGGGCACCATTCATTACGACTATCTTGTGTTTGCGGCAGGTGCCACGACCAACTTCTTCGGGAATGAGAATATAGAAAAGAACACGCTGCCGATGAAGACCGTGGCCGAGGGAATGCGATTGCGCAATACCATCCTCGAACATCTGGAACTTGCCGAGACCGAAGAAGACGAGGCGAAGCGTCAGGCATTGCTCAATATTGTCATCGTAGGCGGAGGTGCATCGGGCGTGGAGATTGCGGGGGCTATGGCAGAAATGAAGAAGAAGGTCATTCCGCGCGATTATCCGGATTTGGATTCTTCAAAGATGAATATCTATCTCGTGAATGCCGACGACAGGCTGCTGAAGGCGATGGACCTGAAGTCTTCCACCCGTGCCGAAGAAGACCTGACGGCTATGGGCGTGAACATTATCGGAAACAAGTTTGCCGTGGATTTTCAGGACGACGAATTGATACTGAAGGATGGCACGAGGATTCCAAGCAAAACCGTTATTTGGGTGAGTGGCATTCGTGCAAATATGTTTGAAGGTTTTGCCGATGAGAGCATAGGGCGTGCCGGTCGTCTGATAACCGACAGATACAGCAAGGTGCGCGGCTATGAGAATATCTTCTGCATCGGCGATCAGGCCATCGTGGAGGGCGACGCTGAATATCCGATGGGGCATCCCCAGTTGGCACAGGTGGCAATGCAGCAGGCCAAAACACTTGCAGGGAATCTCAAGAACCATTTCCGGGAAAAAGAATTAATGGCGTTTAAGTACAGGAATCTCGGCACTATGGCTACCATCGGGCGTAAGTGTGCTGTGGCGGAAATCGGCGGACAGAAGTTTGGCGGACTTTCGGCGTGGATACTTTGGCTCGTTGTGCATCTCCGTTCCATCTTAGGCGTGAAAAACAAAGCCGTCATTCTCCTGAACTGGATGTGGAATTACTTCAATTACAGGCAGAGTCTGCGCCTCATTCTCCGTGCATCTGTCAGAAAGGAATAA
- the dapB gene encoding 4-hydroxy-tetrahydrodipicolinate reductase: MKIALIGYGKMGRMIEQIALDRGHEIVCKIDVDNPQDFDSPEFASADVAIEFTNPTAAYGNYLKAFEHNVKVVSGSTGWMQTHGKEIERLCTEGGKTLFWASNFSIGVAIFSAVNRYLAKIMNGFPQYDVEMEETHHVHKLDAPSGTAITLAEELISNLDRKENWVKGHQTNADGSEEGSNDAAENEVPIASIRRGEVPGIHSIRYDSEADSITITHDAHSRKGFALGAVLAAEYTKEHSGLLTTSDLFKF, translated from the coding sequence ATGAAGATAGCATTGATAGGCTATGGCAAGATGGGGCGGATGATTGAACAGATTGCGCTCGATCGCGGACACGAAATAGTTTGCAAGATAGATGTAGATAATCCTCAGGATTTCGATTCTCCCGAGTTCGCCTCGGCAGATGTGGCGATTGAGTTTACCAATCCTACTGCTGCGTATGGTAACTATCTGAAAGCCTTCGAGCACAATGTGAAGGTGGTAAGCGGCTCTACGGGATGGATGCAGACGCACGGAAAGGAGATAGAAAGGCTCTGCACGGAGGGAGGGAAAACCTTGTTCTGGGCGAGCAATTTCTCTATCGGCGTAGCAATTTTCTCTGCCGTGAACCGTTATCTGGCAAAGATTATGAACGGTTTCCCACAGTACGATGTGGAAATGGAGGAAACACACCACGTACATAAGCTCGATGCGCCGTCGGGTACTGCGATTACGCTGGCCGAAGAGCTGATTTCTAACCTTGACCGAAAGGAGAATTGGGTAAAAGGACATCAGACAAATGCCGACGGAAGCGAAGAGGGCAGCAACGACGCAGCCGAAAACGAAGTGCCGATAGCCTCCATCCGTCGCGGCGAAGTGCCCGGAATACACAGCATCAGATACGATTCCGAAGCCGACAGCATCACCATCACCCACGATGCGCACAGCCGCAAGGGTTTTGCGCTCGGAGCAGTGCTTGCCGCCGAATACACCAAGGAACACAGCGGACTGCTGACCACAAGCGACCTTTTTAAGTTCTGA